In one Oryza glaberrima chromosome 2, OglaRS2, whole genome shotgun sequence genomic region, the following are encoded:
- the LOC127763595 gene encoding nuclear transcription factor Y subunit A-4-like, protein MLLPSSSSYSYASKGDSFRRTVDGPMRSTLTFDNNHSVVPSQNIDYGQPMACISYPYNDSGSGVWPSYSSRSVFHPQIVGGGTSPRVPLPSLEIADDGPIYVNPKQYHGILRRRQLRAKLEAQNKLVKTRKPYLHESRHRHAMKRARGTGGRFLNTKQLQLQQQSHTTSTKTTTDSQNSSGSVHLRLGGGAIGDQTPFPFKAMDSQANIKRAAASASTFTVTSAAQKDDAFFDRHGHHLSSFSGHFVQASAQGGVGSMHNGSQQRVPAMR, encoded by the exons ATGCTTCTCCCCTCATCATCTTCTTATTCCTACGCCTCCAAAG GTGACTCCTTCAGGAGAACTGTTGATGGTCCTATGAGGTCAACGTTGACTTTTGATAATAATCATTCTGTAGTGCCAAGTCAAAACATTGATTACGGCCAGCCAATG GCTTGCATTTCATACCCATACAACGATTCTGGTTCAGGAGTTTGGCCATCCTACAGTTCACGCTCGGTG TTCCATCCTCAAATTGTGGGAGGAGGCACATCGCCAAGAGTTCCCTTGCCCTCCCTGGAGATAGCAGATGATGGGCCCATATATGTCAATCCCAAACAATATCATGGAATTCTTCGCAGAAGACAACTGCGTGCTAAGTTAGAGGCCCAGAATAAGCTCGTCAAAACCCGAAAG CCTTACCTTCACGAATCTCGGCATCGCCATGCAATGAAGAGGGCTAGGGGCACTGGTGGGCGATTCCTGAATACCAAGCAGCTCCAGCTGCAGCAACAGTCTCACACTACCTCCACCAAGACCACCACAGACAGCCAAAATTCTTCAGGTTCAGTCCATCTACGGCTAGGTGGTGGCGCAATCGGAGATCAAACTCCATTTCCGTTCAAAGCAATGGATTCACAAGCTAACATCAAGAGAGCTGCAGCTTCTGCTTCCACCTTCACTGTAACTTCTGCGGCACAGAAAGACGACGCCTTCTTCGaccgccatggccaccatcTCAGTAGCTTCTCCGGCCATTTTGTCCAGGCAAGCGCACAAGGTGGCGTCGGCAGCATGCATAACGGGTCACAGCAGAGGGTTCCTGCTATGAGATGA